A single Botrytis cinerea B05.10 chromosome 1, complete sequence DNA region contains:
- the Bcutp23 gene encoding Bcutp23: protein MRGKRAKQYKKLMQQYGMSFGFREAYQVLLDADIIKDADRFKMDLVGGLERTLHGQVKPMITQCSMRHLYAASSEPGVSYLIDKAKTYERRRCGHLPEDYPEPLSARDCIKAVVDGKNNGTNKHRYVVASQDIEVRKAMRAIQGVPLVYINRSVMIMEPMAETSTETRDREERSKFRQGIKSGRASGSLKRKRTEGDEDDDEESAKKDMGVPEGAARKKKNAPGPKGPNPLAMKKKKKVEGGNTKPNASTKVADANDTGADGSEPVKRKRKRLHSKKKAEDGADGETAIPSEKMDETA from the exons atgagAGGAAAAAGAGCGAAGCAATATAAAAAGCTCATGCAGCAATATGGCATGAGCTTTGGTTTCCGTGAAGCATATCAAGTACTCC TTGACGCAGACATCATTAAGGATGCCGATAGATTTAAGATGGACTTGGTTGGTGGTTTAGAGCGAACACTTCATGGTCAAGTTAAGCCTA TGATTACACAATGCTCAATGCGCCATTTGTATGCTGCTTCATCAGAACCCGGAGTTTCCTATCTCATCGACAAAGCGAAAACCTACGAGCGACGCCGTTGCGGTCATCTCCCAGAAGATTATCCCGAGCCTCTCTCTGCCCGTGATTGCATCAAAGCAGTCGTTGACGGCAAAAACAATGGAACCAACAAACACAGATACGTGGTAGCAAGCCAAGATATAGAAGTTAGAAAGGCAATGAGGGCAATTCAGGGCGTACCTTTGGTTTACATTAACAGGAGTGTTATGATTATGGAACCTATGGCAGAAACATCTACAGAGACAAGAGATAGAGAAGAAAGGTCGAAATTCAGACAAGGCATTAAGTCAGGAAGAGCTTCAGGAAGCctcaagagaaagagaaccGAAGGCGATGAGGACGATGACGAAGAATCAGCAAAGAAAGATATGGGTGTACCAGAAGGCGCtgcgagaaagaagaaaaatgcaCCAGGACCAAAAGGACCCAATCCATTAGccatgaagaagaagaagaaggttgagGGAGGAAACACGAAGCCGAATGCGTCTACCAAAGTGGCTGACGCGAATGATACGGGAGCGGATGGTTCAGAACCTGTCAAACGTAAACGAAAACGTCTACACTCGAAGAAAAAGGCAGAGGATGGAGCTGATGGGGAGACAGCAATTCCAAGTGAGAAAATGGATGAAACAGCTTAA
- the Bcubx5 gene encoding Bcubx5, whose protein sequence is MDDPVEAFTSITGQSEAVARVYLGMTENNYEQAIGLFFEAPELASQNAASQQAPPQIPTSTRPERSTNRAQQNASGVVNLDSDDDMEVDDDNSDGDSETATAAAIARAAEVEDDAAMARRMQEELYSGGDASGGFDAEGVRAPIARTTETLVGGPGGWDGDDNLHSEVMEQMRLRAQRQTRAAGGGGSGNSSGRAAPSIWDQENEDTARAVAGAEGTSKSARLAELFRPPFDLMYKLPWDSARDEGKENGKWVLVNIQDNSIFDCQSLNRDIWKDPGVRDVVKENFIFMQYSKDDPRGNQYIQYYFPQKDSEAAYPHIAIVDPRTGEQVKVWSGPPVPKPAEFLMQLVEFLDRYSLDLSKKNPVARRKQEKSSVVDVNKLTEEEMLNLAMQNSLANNGTTGPKADDPDDLTKSFGDVSKGKGKETSEESPEIAEPSQNSSSAEASPFSQIASDRPHTEPDGPPSQSTRIQFRHANGRVVHRFRLDDTVRRIYEWLKSDPLEGKADVPFELRSAGKDLIDSLDETVKVAGLNNGTVMVEFIEE, encoded by the exons ATGGATGACCCCGTCGAAGCTTTTACGTCCATTACAGGGCAATCGGAGGCTGTGGCAAGAGTGTATCTTGGAATGACCGAAAACAATTATGAACAAGCGATAGGATTATTCTTCGAAGCGCCAGAACTTGCAAGCCAAAATGCCGCTTCTCAACAAGCGCCGCCACAAATACCTACTTCTACCAGACCAGAAAGATCTACAAACCGCGCCCAGCAAAATGCATCTGGGGTAGTCAATTTGGATTCCGATGACGACATGGAAGTGGATGACGATAACAGTGATGGAGACTCTGAAACTGCAACAGCTGCCGCTATTGCACGCGCTGCAGAAGTTGAGGACGATGCGGCTATGGCGCGGAGAATGCAAGAAGAGCTTTACAGCGGTGGAGATGCAAGTGGCGGATTCGATGCAGAAGGCGTGAGAGCACCTATTGCGAGAACAACGGAGACGCTTGTAGGTGGTCCAGGAGgttgggatggagatgacAATCTGCACAGCGAAGTCATGGAGCAAATGAGACTCCGAGCTCAAAGACAAACTAGGGCAGCTGGCGGTGGAGGCTCAG GAAATTCAAGCGGACGAGCTGCTCCATCGATTTGGGACCAGGAAAACGAAGATACAGCACGAGCGGTTGCAGGAGCAGAAGGAACTAGTAAGAGCGCCCGTCTTGCAGAGCTCTTCAGGCCACCATTCGACCTCATGTACAAATTGCCTTGGGATTCTGCTCGCGacgagggaaaagaaaatggaaagtgGGTATTAGTCAACATTCAAGATAACTCCATCTTCGACTGCCAGTCATTGAATCGTGACATATGGAAGGACCCTGGAGTTAGAGATGTTGTGAAGGagaatttcatattcatgCAGTATTCCAAGGACGATCCACGGGGCAaccaatatattcaatattactTTCCCCAGAAGGATAGCGAGGCTGCATATCCTCATATTGCGATCGTTGACCCAAGAACTGGAGAGCAAGTAAAGGTTTGGTCAGGGCCCCCAGTACCAAAGCCTGCAGAATTTCTCATGCAACTGGTTGAGTTCCTTGATCGATACAGTCTCGATCTGTCCAAGAAAAATCCCGTCGCAAGACGAAAGCAAGAGAAGTCAAGTGTGGTAGACGTCAATAAACTCACTGAAGAGGAGATGCTTAACCTAGCGATGCAAAATAGTCTCGCAAATAACGGAACAACGGGTCCTAAAGCTGATGATCCAGATGACCTCACAAAGAGTTTTGGAGATGTTAGTAAAGGGAAGGGTAAGGAAACTTCAGAAGAGAGCCCAGAGATAGCTGAGCCTTCTCAAAACAGTTCCAGTGCAGAAgcctctcctttctctcaGATTGCTTCTGACAGACCGCACACTGAGCCTGATGGCCCCCCTTCACAAAGCACGCGCATTCAGTTCAGACACGCCAATGGTCGTGTTGTCCACAGGTTTAGGCTCGACGATACAGTACGTCGTATTTACGAATGGCTAAAGTCGGATCCACTGGAAGGAAAAGCAGATGTTCCGTTTGAGCTCAGAAGTGCGGggaaagatttgatagattcttTGGACGAAACTGTCAAGGTTGCGGGACTCAATAATGGGACTGTGATGGTGGAATTCATCGAGGAGTAA